The DNA sequence CCCCTACAGGCTTTAAAAAGGGGCGTTTAAGGATAAACTTTAAAAAGAAAAGATGATTAAATAAATGCTCTGATCGGCGATGAATATGAAGACAACCCTCATAATAACCCTAACGGTGATGATCGCCTCCGCGACCCTGATTGGGGCAGCTCTAGCCCAGGAGGAAAAGCCGCCCCAAGAGTATAAGTTCCTCTCCATGGCCATAGCCGTGAGCATCCCATCCATAGGCGCCGGCTACGCCGTGGCCAAGACGGGGACCGCGGCTGCAGCCACCATAACCGAGCGCCCCGAGCTCTTCGGCCGCACCATAGTGTACGTGGGAATGGCCGAAGGCATAGCCATATACGGCCTCCTGATAGCTTTCCTGATATGGATCTAACCCGCATCAAAGAGAGGAGCGAATAGAGTTACGTGGGGTCGAGCGCAAAGCCGTTTAAGCCGGGCGGCCTGGGATTCAAACCTTGAACAGGAGCGAAGTCCATCGGAGAGTAAACATTAGGATGATGATCCTCTACTTCTCATCCCTGATAACCCTTCAAATCATGGGCGTACTATACTTCCTCAGATATCCATCG is a window from the Candidatus Bathyarchaeota archaeon genome containing:
- a CDS encoding V-type ATP synthase subunit K (produces ATP from ADP in the presence of a proton gradient across the membrane; the K subunit is a nonenzymatic component which binds the dimeric form by interacting with the G and E subunits), with the protein product MNMKTTLIITLTVMIASATLIGAALAQEEKPPQEYKFLSMAIAVSIPSIGAGYAVAKTGTAAAATITERPELFGRTIVYVGMAEGIAIYGLLIAFLIWI